One genomic segment of Pandoraea sputorum includes these proteins:
- a CDS encoding SURF1 family protein: MRPVPAVLILLGVMLTAALGVWQYQRAQLRLARQAQIEQAERAPVIALGAQAYSLDDVSHRRVRVTGRFLRNRVVYLDNRPRNELPGFYVVMALQVAPDHVVLVNRGWLPRDLRDRASIMPYATPAGDITVEGLAMPDPSRAFELGRGGSAAGLSIRQNLDVAEYARETSLPLQPFVIMQTNDTGDHLLRDWPQPASGADRNYGYMAQWFGMSLILALLGLRLAYRRGRRMATTTNNFTRA; this comes from the coding sequence ATGCGGCCTGTGCCGGCCGTGCTGATACTGCTGGGCGTGATGCTCACCGCCGCACTCGGTGTGTGGCAGTACCAGCGCGCGCAGTTGCGTCTGGCGCGTCAGGCACAGATCGAGCAGGCCGAGCGCGCGCCGGTCATCGCGCTCGGCGCGCAGGCCTATTCGCTGGACGATGTGAGCCATCGGCGCGTGCGCGTCACGGGCCGGTTCCTGCGCAATCGCGTGGTGTATCTCGACAACCGTCCACGCAACGAACTGCCCGGCTTCTATGTGGTAATGGCGTTGCAAGTCGCGCCCGATCACGTGGTGCTCGTCAATCGGGGATGGTTGCCGCGCGACCTGCGCGACCGCGCGTCGATCATGCCGTATGCGACACCGGCGGGCGATATCACGGTCGAAGGCCTTGCCATGCCCGACCCGTCGCGCGCCTTTGAACTGGGGCGTGGCGGCTCGGCGGCGGGGCTGTCGATTCGTCAGAATCTCGACGTGGCGGAGTATGCACGTGAGACGTCGCTGCCGCTGCAACCGTTCGTCATCATGCAGACGAACGACACGGGCGATCACCTGCTGCGCGACTGGCCGCAACCTGCGAGCGGCGCAGATCGCAACTATGGTTATATGGCGCAGTGGTTCGGCATGTCGCTGATTCTGGCGCTGCTGGGGCTGCGTTTGGCCTATCGGCGCGGCCGTCGCATGGCGACGACGACAAACAATTTCACGCGGGCATAA
- a CDS encoding twin transmembrane helix small protein has translation MRIIVAIAFVLILGSLASALFFMMRDKGRSNRTVQSLMVRVGLSVTLFLLILFANWMGWIHSTGIRY, from the coding sequence ATGCGCATCATCGTTGCCATCGCCTTCGTCCTGATTCTCGGCAGTCTGGCGTCCGCATTGTTTTTCATGATGCGGGACAAGGGCCGATCGAACCGCACCGTGCAATCGCTGATGGTGCGCGTCGGCCTGTCGGTGACGCTGTTCCTGCTCATCCTGTTCGCCAACTGGATGGGCTGGATTCACAGCACGGGCATACGATACTGA
- the cyoE gene encoding heme o synthase, translating to MKSTTLPHPPASRIAQYWALTKPRVTQLAVFCAVIGMFLSTRGMVPWQVLIGGTIGIWLLAGSAFAVNCLIEQRVDALMRRTAWRPSARGEIAPWQIIVFSTILGAAGMVVLYTFTNPLTMWLTLGTFVGYALIYTIILKPSTPQNIVIGGAAGAMPPALGWAAATGAVPADAWILVLIIFVWTPPHFWALALYRRQDYVNSGLPMLPITHGEKYTRLQILLYSVVLFAVSLLPFAHRMSGYLYLVSAVVLSGIFLGYAVKLWRKYSDELSRSMFRYSIVYLSLLFAAPLVDHYVQIYLLG from the coding sequence ATGAAAAGCACGACCCTTCCCCATCCGCCGGCTAGCCGTATCGCGCAATACTGGGCGCTGACCAAGCCCCGCGTGACGCAGCTCGCCGTCTTCTGTGCCGTGATCGGCATGTTCCTGTCCACGCGCGGCATGGTGCCGTGGCAGGTGCTGATCGGCGGCACCATCGGCATCTGGCTGCTCGCCGGATCGGCCTTTGCCGTGAACTGCCTGATCGAGCAACGCGTCGACGCGCTCATGCGTCGCACTGCGTGGCGTCCGTCGGCACGTGGTGAGATCGCACCGTGGCAGATCATCGTCTTCTCGACGATTCTGGGTGCGGCGGGCATGGTGGTGCTCTATACGTTCACGAATCCCCTGACGATGTGGCTGACGCTCGGCACGTTCGTCGGCTACGCGCTCATCTACACCATCATCCTCAAGCCCTCGACGCCGCAGAACATCGTGATCGGCGGCGCGGCGGGTGCGATGCCCCCGGCCCTCGGCTGGGCTGCTGCGACCGGCGCTGTGCCGGCGGATGCGTGGATTCTGGTGCTCATCATCTTCGTCTGGACGCCGCCGCACTTCTGGGCGCTCGCGCTTTACCGCCGTCAGGATTACGTGAATTCGGGGCTGCCGATGCTGCCGATCACGCATGGCGAGAAGTACACGCGTCTGCAGATCCTGCTGTACAGCGTCGTACTGTTTGCCGTGTCGCTGCTGCCGTTCGCGCATCGCATGAGCGGCTATCTGTATCTCGTGTCGGCGGTCGTGCTCTCGGGCATCTTCCTCGGTTACGCGGTCAAGCTGTGGCGCAAGTATTCCGATGAGCTCTCGCGCTCGATGTTCCGCTATTCGATCGTCTACCTCTCGCTGCTGTTCGCGGCGCCGCTGGTCGACCATTACGTGCAGATCTACCTGCTGGGCTGA
- a CDS encoding cytochrome c oxidase subunit 3, with protein sequence MSGQHQTAPYYFVPAPSRHPVSCSVGLLVVLGSAAAWVNGQSWAPWTALAGLLWVLWVLRSWFGDSIAESEGGLYSKRIDVSYRWGMSWFIFSEVMFFAAFFGALFYARTLAMPWLGDLDNKLLWPDFSAVWPNTGPAGVVDAFETMGPWPIPTLNTALLLTSGVTLTISHHALRANHRGSAIFWLFATVVLGFVFLGFQAYEYHHAYTELNLKLTSGVYGSTFFLLTGFHGFHVMLGAIMLSVMLVRLMKGHFTPDHHFGFEGAAWYWHFVDVVWLGLYVVVYWL encoded by the coding sequence ATGAGTGGTCAACACCAAACGGCGCCGTACTACTTCGTGCCGGCCCCCTCGCGTCACCCGGTGAGCTGCAGTGTCGGCCTGCTGGTGGTGCTCGGCTCGGCCGCTGCATGGGTCAACGGACAATCGTGGGCACCGTGGACGGCGCTGGCCGGTCTGCTGTGGGTCCTGTGGGTGCTGCGTAGCTGGTTCGGCGACTCGATTGCCGAGTCCGAGGGCGGCCTGTACAGCAAGCGCATCGACGTGTCCTATCGCTGGGGCATGAGCTGGTTCATCTTCTCCGAAGTGATGTTCTTCGCGGCATTCTTCGGCGCGCTGTTTTACGCGCGTACGCTCGCCATGCCGTGGCTCGGCGATCTCGATAACAAGCTGCTGTGGCCCGACTTCAGCGCCGTGTGGCCGAACACCGGCCCGGCCGGTGTGGTCGACGCGTTCGAGACGATGGGCCCGTGGCCGATCCCGACGCTCAACACCGCACTGCTGCTGACCTCGGGCGTCACGCTCACGATCTCGCACCACGCACTGCGTGCGAACCATCGTGGCAGTGCGATCTTCTGGCTGTTCGCCACCGTCGTGCTCGGCTTCGTGTTCCTCGGCTTCCAGGCGTACGAATATCACCACGCCTACACCGAACTGAACCTCAAGCTGACCTCGGGCGTGTACGGATCGACCTTCTTCCTGCTCACGGGCTTCCACGGCTTCCACGTGATGCTGGGCGCGATCATGCTCTCCGTGATGCTGGTGCGTTTGATGAAGGGCCACTTCACGCCCGATCATCACTTCGGTTTCGAAGGCGCAGCGTGGTACTGGCACTTTGTGGACGTGGTGTGGCTGGGGCTGTACGTCGTGGTCTACTGGCTCTGA
- the cydX gene encoding cytochrome bd-I oxidase subunit CydX codes for MWYFSWILGLGLALAFGIINVMWFEAHDDLERRSQEGG; via the coding sequence ATGTGGTACTTCTCTTGGATTCTCGGCCTTGGCCTCGCGCTCGCGTTCGGCATCATCAACGTGATGTGGTTCGAAGCGCACGACGACCTCGAACGTCGCAGTCAGGAAGGCGGTTGA
- a CDS encoding SCO family protein translates to MSANVSTDRSGSPAVDPVQRRRARRMLVLLFVVCAAPAVAAYLMYFVFKPQGGTSAYGKLIEPQRPLPTLVVHDDETGENLPLSSLKGKWLMISADTATCDENCVSKLFYMRQIRVLQGNERTRVETLWLVTDASKVSQQIDDAYPDTRRLRADPVALASWLPTQEGTGLRDHIYLVDPLGNLMMVFPKNADPGKIKSDLSRLLKWSGTG, encoded by the coding sequence ATGAGTGCAAATGTGAGTACGGATCGGAGTGGAAGTCCTGCCGTCGACCCGGTGCAACGACGCCGGGCGAGGCGCATGCTCGTGCTGCTCTTCGTGGTGTGCGCCGCGCCTGCCGTAGCGGCATATCTGATGTATTTCGTTTTCAAGCCGCAGGGCGGGACGTCCGCCTACGGCAAGCTGATCGAGCCGCAGCGTCCATTGCCGACGCTCGTCGTGCACGACGACGAGACGGGCGAGAACCTGCCGCTGTCGTCGCTCAAGGGCAAATGGCTCATGATCAGCGCCGACACGGCCACGTGCGACGAGAATTGCGTCAGCAAGCTGTTTTACATGCGGCAGATCCGCGTCCTGCAGGGCAACGAGCGTACGCGAGTGGAAACGCTGTGGCTGGTGACGGACGCCTCGAAGGTGTCGCAACAGATCGACGACGCCTATCCCGATACGCGCCGTCTGCGTGCCGATCCCGTCGCACTCGCCTCGTGGCTGCCGACGCAGGAGGGCACCGGCCTGCGCGATCACATCTATCTGGTCGACCCGCTGGGTAACCTGATGATGGTGTTTCCGAAGAACGCCGATCCGGGCAAGATCAAGAGCGACCTGTCGCGACTGCTGAAGTGGTCGGGGACGGGTTGA
- a CDS encoding COX15/CtaA family protein: MLYLLELGFIGLCIAVLPLGWVLLRRDANKYRKLAWVTTFLTLDLIMFGGFTRLTDSGLGCPDWPGCYGTSSPFAAHADIHAAQLMLPSGPVTFVKAWIEMIHRYFAMAVGVLIITLMVMAWVKRRELKQSPWLATWLLVLVCVQGAFGAWTVTMKLQPVIVSIHLMLALTLLGSLAWLACRQMPLASVAADPGALRWRWAALIGLALLVFQIALGGWVSTNYAVLACTDFPTCQGQWIPPMDFHNGFKLWRELGKTAGGEVIPMNALVAIHWVHRTFAVVVVVYLAWLASRLRRHAALRKPSILVFLLVFVQFATGLSNIVFQWPLLNAIAHNGGAAVLLLLLVMLNYRIRAARLVAAAPIAASLIDQADVPARQKPFSAAEPAAAPLGAPSGPA, from the coding sequence ATGCTTTACCTTCTGGAACTAGGCTTCATCGGCCTGTGTATCGCGGTGCTGCCGCTCGGCTGGGTGCTGCTGCGCCGCGACGCGAACAAATACCGCAAACTGGCCTGGGTGACGACCTTTCTCACGCTCGACCTGATCATGTTCGGGGGCTTCACGCGCCTGACGGATTCGGGGCTCGGATGTCCCGACTGGCCTGGGTGCTACGGCACGTCGTCGCCGTTCGCCGCGCATGCCGACATCCACGCGGCGCAGTTGATGCTGCCTAGTGGACCGGTGACCTTCGTCAAGGCGTGGATCGAGATGATCCACCGGTATTTCGCGATGGCCGTCGGCGTACTCATCATCACGCTGATGGTGATGGCATGGGTGAAGCGTCGCGAGTTGAAGCAATCGCCGTGGCTGGCCACGTGGCTGCTGGTGCTCGTGTGCGTGCAGGGCGCGTTCGGAGCGTGGACCGTCACGATGAAGCTGCAACCGGTGATTGTCTCCATCCATTTGATGTTGGCGCTCACTTTGCTCGGATCGCTGGCATGGCTGGCATGCCGCCAGATGCCGCTGGCGAGCGTCGCGGCCGACCCCGGGGCGTTGCGCTGGCGCTGGGCGGCGCTGATCGGGCTGGCGTTGCTCGTCTTCCAGATTGCCCTTGGCGGATGGGTAAGCACCAACTACGCTGTATTGGCGTGCACTGACTTCCCGACGTGTCAAGGTCAGTGGATTCCGCCGATGGACTTCCATAACGGATTCAAGCTATGGCGAGAACTGGGCAAGACGGCGGGTGGCGAGGTGATTCCGATGAATGCGCTCGTGGCGATCCATTGGGTGCACCGGACGTTTGCCGTGGTCGTGGTGGTGTATCTGGCGTGGCTGGCGAGCCGCCTGCGACGTCATGCCGCGCTCAGAAAGCCCTCGATTCTGGTATTTCTACTGGTTTTCGTGCAATTCGCGACCGGATTGTCGAACATCGTTTTCCAATGGCCGCTGCTCAATGCCATCGCCCACAACGGCGGCGCGGCGGTCCTGCTGCTTTTGCTTGTCATGTTAAACTACCGCATTCGCGCCGCCCGCTTAGTCGCAGCGGCGCCCATTGCGGCCAGCCTGATAGATCAGGCAGACGTCCCGGCCCGCCAGAAGCCTTTCTCCGCAGCGGAGCCGGCTGCCGCACCGCTCGGCGCCCCGTCTGGCCCGGCGTAG
- a CDS encoding SCO family protein has translation MNLAVIWLRRAMLLMGLTVLLAACGKEGPTFTSLDITGNKEFAKDFSLQDPQGKTRTLADYKGKAVVMFFGYTHCPDVCPTTMAELNQVMQKLGADDAQRVQVLFVTVDPQRDSAELMGQYVPAFNPAFVGLRPEDDAALKELTKSFRVVVNKVEGSTPNNYTIDHTAGIYVFDPNGQLRLFMRPDEPVDAMAKDLKTLLS, from the coding sequence ATGAATCTTGCTGTCATCTGGTTGCGCCGTGCGATGTTGCTGATGGGGCTGACGGTGCTTCTCGCCGCCTGCGGTAAGGAAGGGCCGACGTTCACGAGCCTCGATATCACCGGCAACAAGGAATTCGCCAAGGACTTCTCGTTGCAGGACCCGCAGGGCAAGACGCGCACGCTCGCCGATTACAAAGGTAAGGCCGTGGTGATGTTCTTCGGCTACACCCATTGCCCGGATGTCTGCCCGACTACGATGGCCGAACTCAATCAGGTGATGCAAAAACTCGGTGCGGATGACGCTCAGCGCGTGCAGGTGCTGTTCGTGACGGTCGATCCGCAGCGCGATTCGGCCGAACTGATGGGCCAGTATGTACCGGCGTTCAATCCCGCGTTCGTGGGGTTGCGTCCTGAAGATGACGCCGCGCTCAAGGAATTGACCAAGTCGTTCCGCGTGGTGGTCAACAAGGTGGAAGGGTCGACGCCCAATAACTACACCATCGATCACACGGCCGGGATTTACGTGTTCGATCCGAACGGGCAACTGCGTCTGTTCATGCGTCCGGACGAGCCGGTCGACGCGATGGCCAAGGACCTGAAGACGTTGCTGAGCTAA